Below is a genomic region from Helianthus annuus cultivar XRQ/B chromosome 2, HanXRQr2.0-SUNRISE, whole genome shotgun sequence.
TATAACTTGGtcttagttcaatgtgattggtggctagatcctggtacgtcacacgcctagcggggtGCCAGGTCCTGCGAGGGCCGGACCGATGGTGCCAGATCCTGCGAGGACGCTGGACCCCTTAGGGGGGGGGGTGGATTGTGAcatcccacatcggttgtgaaggggaacaaaggcttccttataaggggctggataccttcaccatcatgacgcGTTTTGAAAACTGTGAGGGGCGGACGCCGGGAGCGTGCTGGCCGgcaaagcggacaatatcatggtgcggttacgTTGGGCTGTTACAATAATAAAAACCAACCCTCTATTATAACACCTACCACCACCACACCATCGATCCCTCATTTAGCCCAACATTACTATCACAACCTACCAGCACCATCTCAACACCACCGCCAGCACTTGCCACCATCTACCACCACCATCTTTATCTACTTTCTCCCACAAACCAACCATTTCGACCACCACACCATTGTCACCGACCACCGCCATCTCTCTCGGTGGCTCCACCAGCCGGCAAGTTAGTTGTTTGCTCCGGCAAGCCAACCACCCGTGCTGCCACCACTGCACCTTCTTGTCGATCTCCTCTGCATCGgatgatatattttttttcatacaAAGATTACGCAAATCAAGACAATAATAATTAATAACAACACTCACTCCGATTCTGTAATTGGCAATAATTCTGCTAAAGTATACAACTCTTTCTGTGTCTATTGTTGAAGAATTTATGATTTAATTTaactttttagggttttttttgcTGAGTTTATGATTTGGGTGTTTGTGAAtacatttagtttttttttttttcccaaCATTACGACTGATGCTCTTTAGGTATCTAAAGTTGAAGCCTAAAGTTGAACCAGGCTTCCGTGGCGGCAAGATGAGGTGGTGGTTACGAGATTTGAGGTGGTGGCGGCAGGatgaggtggtggtggcaagATGTGGTGGTTAGGATTTTAGGGTTAGGAAGTTGGGAAAGATGAAGTGTAtaggatttttttttgttttatttattaaacatttaaataaaaacatgaattgaccataatacccttaagagaataaacttaactgaaaattttaatttggttaatgctaaaggacgtagagtgtaacgggttttgcaaataatgattgtgactgtaattattgaagttaaaggctatccattgcaatccgataTAAACTTAAAGGaagaaaaatgtaatttacccaaaaactATAACTATTTCCTATTAGAAATGAGAGGCATATTTGAGACAAacaattatcaagattaaatatAATGCTCACGTTGACCATCGTTCATAGGATTTCCAGGATGTGTATATCAATAGCACCTTCACCTCACCTGCCACTGATATTAGTTTATGCTTATATCGATTACTGCAAAAAGTGAAATGAACATAGGTGGTTTAAAggagcttttttttttttttttttttttttttttttcaggtgTTGctggaaaaaatatttaccaaattaGTGTTGTTTCAAAAGTATTTATCAAAATGGTGTTTTATCTCTTTTTTAGTAGTTTCCTACTCTTAATTTCATTGGTTAGCTTtactttattaattaatattgacttaatcactttttattaaaaagaactaAATTGTCAACCTTAAATACTGTATATTGTATACTTTTGGAGCTCGAGACTTCATTTAAAAATAAATCATAAAATTATGTCTCTGTACTGGAAAAATATTAATTTGTTTTTTCTTATCCATGCTATAGTTTCACTTCTCTATACACGTACAAAGAAAAAAAGGGGCAACGATAAATCAATAAAGTAATTATATGTATTATCTTTATAACcaaaaaatagaaactatttaaATCGATTTCGAATGATGAGTCGTTCGAAATTCATAGGTTGAATTCGATTCAAATCCAAATTCGGAATTTGATTCGGATAATCAaccgttatatttttttattaacaaactCACTATGAacttctttatttttatttttatcaatCAACTAGTTGTAATCTTTGTTTCAAAAATACATAAATGATTTTCAAGATATGATCCTTCCTCTTATTTGGTCGGCATATTTTAGAAAtacataaatatattttaaaGCGTAACTAATATCCAATTGTAATGTTTTAAATTTAATCTCCTACTTCTCATTAGTTCCCGCAGAATAAAGTCATTAAATCACTTTTATTAATACAAGAAGATATTTTACGTCTATTGTTTTTCAATTTAAAGGTACCGTCTTTCGGATTCTTTTTAAAACTTCATTTTTCTATCAGTCTACATTTTACGAGTTAACAGATCATAATGCGCTTACATGGTTCAACGCTTGCACACCtattttttgtttggtttaacGATCCTTCATAACGTGCGGGTCGTAAATACTTGttgtttttatattaaaaaaatataagatGGATATCATTCTCTACATTTCtagaataaaaaaacaaatatttacatATTCACGGATGTGAAGTAACGAAcatttttatattaattaaaagaaaaaaGTAAATACATATTTGTTTACATATGTGAGGTTaacaatttattttatattaaaaaagtgtttttgaatttaaaaattaaTTAAATCATTATTGTTTTATGATTTGAGGTTATTCAATGAGATTAAGGAGTGATGTTAAAATATACGGTTATAGTGTGTTAAAATATACGGATATAGTGTGTTAAAATATGGATTTTGATGTGTACCTTTATTTCATGATTAATCCTTTCTATAAAATTATAGAAACCTTTTTTAAATTTCTCTTTTTTACCAAATAATGTGCATAGCGAAATGTGCCGCTGAATTGGGTTTGAATTTCGAGAATCACGTTAGTTGTTTATTAGTTGTTTACAATTTCAATGTCAGATTTATACATCAAATGAATGAATAATAATCGCACAACAAACAACTCTAGTCAAAAGCCGGCTATTCACCCTAAACTTTTGCATCTCCtgtattttttattttgaacggCTCTCCTCCTGTATTCCTTTGTATCGTTCTTATTAAAATAATTTAACAAGAAGCCggcaatacacaaaaaaaaaaaaaaaaaaaaaagcataaaTCTAGAAGTGGTATATTCTTGTGAATGAATATTGTCTTTATTGTTAAACACTTTGCCCTCTAAATACACGAACATTGTCAGTCTATTGGTTACAACCTcaatggtgtttgttttttttttcttcagtGTCTATATAACACATTTCATTTGATCACAAACACAcagtaacacacacacacagatgGATGCAGTGCCTATAACTGATCAGAAGAAACCACATGTCGTGTTCATACCATTTCCAGCACAAAGCCATATTAAGTGTATGCTAAAGCTAGCCAGGCTCCTGCACCACAAGGGTCTTCACATAACCTTTATCAACACCGAGTCGAACCACAGGCGCCTTTTCAAGCACGGTGGGTCTCATGGGCTCGATGGGATTCCTGGATTTGAATTCAAAACGGTTCCAGACGGTCTCCCTTCAAATTCAGATGATGAAACTGATCAACCAACTCAAACCCCTGAGGAAGTTAGTTTGTATCTCTTATCACATTTCTTGGATTCCTTTCTTGATCTTGTGGCAGGACTTGAAGTTCCGCCTAGTTGTATAATTTGTGATGGTTTCATGACTTTTGCCAACACCATTTATGCTGCTGAGAAGCTTAAGATCCCCATTGTTCTTTACTGGACCATGGCTGCTTGTGGATTCATGGCGTATTACCTCGCGAAAGTTCTATTTGACAAAGGACTTGTCCCGCTTAAAGGTTAGATTTTATAGTCTATGAATCATGAAAACTATAGATGACTAGATGCGAGCGTCAGTTCAGTAACCATAGACACTTTTTCCACACTTTATAAAGTCCTTTCTAGATATATAATTGTGATTACAAAAACAATACTACAAAATTATACTAACTAGATTTATCACCCGTCGCAATGCGGTGGGGGCGTAAAACCATGTTGAATAGCACCAATGTCACACCACCGCCAGCGGCAACCAATACTGAAGTTACGGTGTGTTAATACGAAGAAATTAGATTgcaacgtaaaacatagaaaataataattaagtcgatttaggaccacGTGCGTTGTAACAAACATGTCAAACGGGGAAATGATAGACGACGTAAACACGTTGAACCACGCACGCACGTTGAGCCTTATTAACTCACAAAATCTAATACGAAGCGTAAAACGAAATgttaaaacgttgaaccacataCACGTTACCCCGTGTTAACTCACAACTTAAAACGAAAAATCTGTAAAATATAAAAAGTGTGGGGACCAAAGTTGAGAGTACAAAAGTTGTAAAGGTTAAATTGCAAGACATGAAAACTTTTGGTGTTATAAGTAggaaaacaaatagttttggttaaaagtaaaacatcaattttttttaaaaaacctcCCAAAGCATGAGGTAGACACCTCTATGCACACAAATGTTGCTTATGTATAGTTTGTTAATGATAGGGCTTCACAAACGGTGGAGCATGTGGTTTAATTCGATGCAAAGCAAAGTAAATCTTATCAGATCTTGACATGCCGCGAATCCTCTAGTTAAACATGTAAATAAAACAATTTAACACTAATAGGATCAACATAATTTAGGATTAGGAtccttttatatttatctatagCAAGTAAATATTATCTCTAAACTTAGAGATATCAATGTAATTCTTATAAATATAGGGTTGTTTAATGAGAAGAGGCAGAGAACATATTGATTCTTACATGGTATCACGACCATCACGGTCCTGCCCTAATTTCCTAATTCTGATCACCCTCAATCTCCTGCCCTAATTCCGATCAACCTCAATCTCTTGCTCCGATCAACCCTCTTCTCCTATAactcttcttcttctttcacttATGGATACCAAACTTCACCCCGCAGTTACTGTTTCCAATATCAAGAACCTCATACCCATTACCCTTGAGATTGAGACCGCTCACTATGGGTCTTGGTCAGAACTGTTCAAGGTGCACTACACCGCCTACCAGGTCATCGACCATCTTGGTCCTCGAACCCCACCCGCTGCCTCTTCTTCCTCAGACGACGCGAAGAAAGACGCTCCCCCACCGGATGACTCTTGGAAGCGGATTGATGCCATAGTCCTTCAATGGATCTATGGCACCATATCCACTGACTTGCTGCACACTATTCTGAAACCCGGTTCAACCGCATACGAGGCCTGGACCACGCTTGAGAATCTTTTTCAAGATAACAAAAACACCAGGGCTGTGTATCTTGCTCAACAATTCTCTAATCTTCGTCTTGACAACTTCTCAGGCATGTCAGCATACTGTCAAGAAGCCAAACATATAGCCGATCAGCTTGCTAGCGTAGGGGCACCCGTGGATAATCATAGGCTGGTTTTGCAACTCATTACTGGTCTGAATGAACAGTTTGAAGGTATCGCCACTATTCTTCAGCAACGCGAACCACTACCGGATTTTCAAGAGGCTCGCTCTCGTCTCATCATGGAAGAAACCCGCAAGAAAAATCAGGCTTCTCTCGCTGCTCAGGTCTCCGCCACTGCACTCGCGGCCTCATCCACAACCGCTCAGGTCCCTGCTGTTGACACCCAGTCCATGAACAACTCCTCTGATCGCGGACGTGGCCGCGGCCGCGGTCGTGGTCGGGGTAGGGGACGTGGTTATGGCGGTCGTGGGGGGCGCGGAAACGGTTCCAACCAGCCCACTACGTACTACCCGAACAATTGGGCTTCACCCCCTTGGGCCGCATACTACAATGGGCCATACCCATCGAACTGGCAGTCCTTCATGGCGAATCCGCCTTGCCCATACCCGTCTACTCCGCGGCCCACCTCGAGTACTTCTGGTCCGGGTATTCTTGGACCGCGACCCAATCAGACATATGCTACTGGGTATACTCCTACGGATATAGAGCAAGCATTATACACCATGTCTCTACAGCAACAGGAACCTCTTGGAATCATGGATACCGGTGCCACTGGACACATGACGAACCAAACAGGTAACTTCTCTCCGTCTTCTTTTAATAATTGCACTTCAACAAACATTATTGTCGGTAATGGCACAACCATTCCAGTTGTTGGACAGGGCAACCAAATTCTCCCTCCACCCTTCCCCCCTTTAAAACCAAACAACGTCCTGTACGCacctaaattaattaaaaatcttttctcTGTGCGACGTCTTACAACCGATAACCTGATTTCCATTGAATTTGACCCTTtcggttttcttgtgaaggaCCTCAAGACACGGGCACCTATCCTACGATGTAATAGCATAGGCGATCTCTATCCGCTCACAGCACCACTTCCATGCTCCTCTCCTTCAACTTTTGCAGCCATTACTCAAGATCGTTGGCATCAACGACTTGGGCACCCGGGCAACAGCTTACTACAGTCTCTTAAAACTTCGTCTTTTATTAATTTTGGTCGTTTGAATAAGACTATTTGTCAACCTTGTGTGTTTGGGAAAAGTGTTAAACTTCCTTTCTTTGATTCTGTTAATCATACTTTTATGCCTTTTGACATTATCCATAGTGATCTTTGGACCTCTCCGGTTCTAAGTACCGGAGGGCACCGTTATTATATTGTGTTTCTCGATGACTTTACAAATTTCTTGTGGACATACCCTCTCATTAATAAGTCACAAGCATACTTAATATTTGGTCAATTTTATAACCTTATTTACACTCAGTTTGAACGTAAAATCAAACAGTTTCAATGTGATAATGGCAAAGAATATGCCAACAACAATTTTTATAACTTTTGTCACCAAAACGGCATGCAATTTCGCTTCTCTTGCCC
It encodes:
- the LOC110913028 gene encoding 7-deoxyloganetin glucosyltransferase isoform X2; protein product: MDAVPITDQKKPHVVFIPFPAQSHIKCMLKLARLLHHKGLHITFINTESNHRRLFKHGGSHGLDGIPGFEFKTVPDGLPSNSDDETDQPTQTPEEVSLYLLSHFLDSFLDLVAGLEVPPSCIICDGFMTFANTIYAAEKLKIPIVLYWTMAACGFMAYYLAKVLFDKGLVPLKGMSAYCQEAKHIADQLASVGAPVDNHRLVLQLITGLNEQFEGIATILQQREPLPDFQEARSRLIMEETRKKNQASLAAQVSATALAASSTTAQVPAVDTQSMNNSSDRGRGRGRGRGRGRGRGYGGRGGRGNGSNQPTTYYPNNWASPPWAAYYNGPYPSNWQSFMANPPCPYPSTPRPTSSTSGPGILGPRPNQTYATGYTPTDIEQALYTMSLQQQEPLGIMDTGATGHMTNQTGPQDTGTYPTM